The Rubrivirga sp. SAORIC476 genome contains a region encoding:
- the add gene encoding adenosine deaminase, with product MPTPLDRDTVHAWPKAELHCHLDGSLRLGTLLELAEAQGKTDLLPASDETGLADELRKIDSSPTLEEYLKWFGYSIPVMQTRDALHRIAYELAEDMAKDNVRYLEVRYGPILHTEEGLTMWQVNDAVLAGLADAERDHGIRSGVIVCGLRDRFESASLAQAELAASYRGRGVIGFDLAGGERGNPADLHGSAFYLARKELLNITVHAGESFGPASIRQALFKCGAHRIGHGVTLGQDPELLRYVVDRQIPLEVCPTSNVQTHVVASYEAHPVAEYVRAGVPVTINTDNTLFSHTTTTDELWLAHTRCGIPAHALREIVLNGFRHAFLPHREKLALLAEVEPLLSTAD from the coding sequence ATGCCGACGCCCCTCGACCGCGACACCGTCCACGCCTGGCCCAAGGCCGAGCTCCACTGCCATCTCGACGGCTCGCTCCGCCTCGGCACGCTCCTCGAACTGGCCGAGGCGCAGGGCAAGACCGACCTCCTGCCCGCCTCCGACGAGACCGGCCTCGCCGATGAGCTCCGCAAGATCGACAGCTCGCCGACGCTGGAGGAGTACCTGAAGTGGTTCGGCTACTCGATCCCGGTCATGCAAACGCGCGACGCGCTCCACCGGATCGCGTACGAACTGGCCGAGGACATGGCGAAGGACAACGTCCGCTACCTCGAAGTCCGGTACGGGCCGATCCTGCACACCGAGGAAGGCCTTACGATGTGGCAGGTCAACGACGCCGTCCTGGCCGGTCTGGCGGACGCTGAGCGCGACCACGGCATCCGATCCGGCGTGATCGTGTGCGGGCTGCGCGACCGGTTCGAGAGCGCGTCGCTGGCCCAGGCCGAGCTGGCGGCCAGCTACCGCGGACGCGGGGTCATCGGGTTCGACCTCGCAGGCGGCGAACGCGGCAACCCGGCCGACCTCCACGGGTCGGCGTTCTACCTCGCGCGCAAGGAGTTGCTCAACATCACCGTCCACGCAGGCGAGAGCTTCGGCCCGGCGTCCATCCGGCAGGCGCTGTTCAAGTGCGGCGCGCATCGCATCGGCCACGGCGTCACGCTGGGCCAGGACCCCGAGTTGCTGCGCTACGTCGTCGACCGCCAGATCCCGCTGGAGGTCTGCCCGACGTCCAACGTACAGACGCACGTGGTGGCGAGCTACGAGGCGCACCCGGTCGCCGAGTACGTCCGCGCGGGCGTGCCGGTCACCATCAACACCGACAACACGCTCTTCAGCCACACGACCACCACCGACGAGCTCTGGCTGGCGCATACCCGCTGCGGCATCCCGGCGCATGCGCTCCGCGAGATCGTGCTGAACGGCTTCCGCCACGCGTTCCTGCCGCACCGCGAGAAGCTGGCGCTGCTCGCCGAGGTCGAACCCCTCCTCTCCACGGCCGACTAG